AATGAACGCAATTATCTCGAAGATTTCCACCTGTACCAACACCTCCGGCCGAAAAAACGGGCTTATCGCGGGCTCCCTTTGGTGGGAATAATCCCGCTCCCTCCGCACTTTAAagtctttttttcttccgaACCTCTTCTTAACCGCCACTCAACCTCAACCCACACAGTCTTCTCTTCTAACCTCTTTTGTCTCTCAATTCATctagttctctttctcgaCAATTCATTTCGAGCTGCCGCATGCTAGGTAgttgagaagaaagagaagtaTACATAACCCAAGATGCTGTCGCTTCGCACTGCCGTGCGGAGAGCCTCCAGCAAGCCCCTCCGCGCTCTTCCCACATCGCACGCCGTTTCTCCTGCCAGACTCAGCTCTCCGTCCTCTCGTCATGCCCTGAAAGCCTCTGCGACGCCGTTGCTGCAGAACCGTCACTACTCTCGTGCCGCTGATCCCCAGCTGTCATCGACTCGGTCCACCGTCGTGCAGTTGTTGAGTAACATTGGGTCCAAGCGCGAAGTTCAGCAGTACCTTTCGCACTTCACTTCAGTCTCCTCCCAGCAATTTGCCGTCATCAAGGTCGGTGGTGCCATTATTACCGATCACCTGCAGACCCTTTCGTCCGCCTTGGCCTTCCTTAACCATGTGGGACTTTACCCGATCGTCGTCCACGGAGCAGGCCCGCAGCTGAACCGCATGTTGGAGGATGCAGGCGTTGAACCACAATTCGAGGATGGAATTCGGGTAACGGATGGCAAGACACTGGCGCTGGCCCGTAAGCTGTTCTTGGAGGAGAACCTGAAGCTGACCGAGGAACTGGAACGTATGGGAGTGAGAGCCCGCCCGCTCACGGCCGGTGTGTTCTCTGCCGATTACCTTGACAAGGACAAGTACAACCTGGTGGGGAAGATCAATGGCGTCGACCGCAAGCCCATCGAGTCGGCCATCGAGGCCGGATGCCTCCCCATTCTAACTTCCATGGCCGAGACTCCCGACGGTCAGGTTCTCAATGTTAACGCGGACGTCGCGGCCGGTGAGCTCGCGCGCTCCCTCCAGCCCCTTAAGATTGTCTACCTCGCTGAGAAGGGTGGTCTGTTCAACGGTGACACGGGTGAGAAGATTTCCGCCATCAACCTAGATGAGGAATACGAGCACCTGATGTCCCAGTGGTGGGTGCGCCACGGCACTCGTCTCAAGATCAAGGAGATGAAGGATCTCCTCAATGACCTGCCCCGTTCCTCCAGTGTCGCCATTATCCATCCGGCTGATCTGCAGAAGGAGTTGTTCACCGACTCGGGTGCTGGAACTCTGATTCGTCGTGGCAATAAGGTGCACACCAAGACCAGCCTCTCGCAGTTCGAGGATCTGCAGCGGTTCAAGGATGTTCTCGTCCGGGATCGCGAGGGTCTGGATGCGCGCGCCACCGTCGACCGCTACGTCGACGGCCTGAACGAGCGGGAGTTCAAGGCGTACTATGATGAGCCCATGGAGGCACTGGCTGTGGCGCTCCCCCCTCAACAAGGCTCCTCCTTGGCCCATCTTGCTAccttcaccatcaccaagGCAGGTTGGTTGAGCAACGTCGCTGACAATGTGTTTGCTGCCGTTCGCAAGGACTTCCCTAAGATGGCATGGACTGTCAAAGAAGACGACGAGAATCTCACCTGGTTCTTCGACAAGGCTGATGGTAGCCTGAGTCACGACGGAGACGTCCTCTTCTGGTACGGTATTGAGAACGGCGATGAGGTCAAGCAGTTGGTCCAGGAATTCAACAAGCATGGCCGTGACATGTTCGGTGAGATCAACCTCGAGTCTCGCCTCGTCCGCGCTGCTCAGGCGGCTGCCAAGCTAGGTAAGGGTGTCGGCGCCAGCGCCGCCTCTCTCGAGCAGACCCGTACCTTCTCGACCACTACTAATGTCCTGCGGGCTGCCCGGTCGTCCTTCCGCCCTACTTTGAACGGCGTCCGTACGTACGCCACCACCAACCCGAACCCTCCCCTTGGTGAGAAGAACAACTCCAACACTCGTCCCTCCAAGGTTGCTCTGATTGGTGCCCGTGGCTACACCGGTCAAGCACTCATTAGCTTGATCAACGCTCACCCTCACTTGGACCTGCGCCATGTCTCTTCCCGTGAGCTCGCCGGCAAGAAGCTTCAGGGCTACGACAAGCGTGAGATCATCTACGAGAACCTGAGCCCCGAGGATGTGAAACGCATGTCGGAGAACGGTGATGTAGACTGCTGGGTTATGGCTTTGCCTAACGGCGTCTGTGCGCCTTTCGTTGATGCTGTCAACCAGGGCTCTGAGAAGGGCAATGTCATTGTCGACCTGAGCGCCGACTACCGTTTCGACAGCAACTGGACCTACGGTCTTCCCGAGTTGGTCAACCGCTCCAAGATTGCTCAGGCAACCCGTATTTCCAACCCTGGATGCTATGCTACTGCCGCTCAAGTCGGAATCGCTCCCCTGGTTCCCTTCCTCGGTGGCCAGCCCACCACTTTTGGGGTTTCGGGATACTCCGGCGCTGGTACCAAGCCTAGCCCGAAGAACGACGTTCAGTTCTTGACCAACAACATTATCCCTTACAGCTTGACTGACCACATCCACGAGCGCGAGATCAGCACCCAGCTCGACACCAGCATTGCTTTCATCCCTCACGTTGCTGTTTGGTTCCAGGGTATTCACGTATGTTCCTCTTACGCTCCTAATTGTTTTAGTTCCTGAGCTGACTTTCTATCTAGCACACCATTAGCATCCCTCTGAAGCAGGAGATGACCTCTCGTGATATCCGCAACCTTTATCAGGACCGCTATGCTGGCGAGAAGCTTGTGAAGATTGTTGGAGAGCCCCCTCTCGTCAAGGACATTGCTGGCCGCCACGGCGTTGAGGTTGGTGGATTTGCTGTTCACTCCAGCGGCAAGCGGGTTGTTGTCTGTGCTACCATTGACAACCTGCTCAAGGGTGCTGCCACCCAGTGTCTTCGTAAGTTCTTGTGCCTTTCCGACCATTCATTTTTCAATGCTAATCAATATAACAGAGAACATGAACCTGGCCCTTGGCTACAGCGAGTACGAGGGTATCCCGCTTGATTAAATGCCTCATTTCCTGGTGCGATCAACTATATAGACATGTTATAGTAGGAGGGGTAGGACTTGTGCAATATGTTCAGATGTGTCCATGTGCTTTTCATTTttggttttcttttcctttgtttgaaAGAGCAAAATTCGGAGTCGAGATGTCTGATTCGATCCATTCTGggtgttcttttttctcttttttcgtTGCATCTCATACCCTGCGTGCATCTTTATCGGTTGCTATGGGTTGGAGATTTGTATAAGGGgaatttttttcttctttcgtGGCATGTTTTATTTAACAGGTACTTTTCCATAGCTAACTGAGATGTCTTCATGATGTGTTATTTGACCTGCCTTCTATCTATTGACATCCTTTAATTGGATTTT
This sequence is a window from Aspergillus chevalieri M1 DNA, chromosome 5, nearly complete sequence. Protein-coding genes within it:
- the argEF gene encoding bifunctional acetylglutamate kinase/N-acetyl-gamma-glutamyl-phosphate reductase (COG:E;~EggNog:ENOG410PFGY;~InterPro:IPR001048,IPR041734,IPR023013,IPR004662, IPR000534,IPR036393,IPR000706,IPR011241,IPR036291, IPR006855;~PFAM:PF01118,PF04768,PF00696;~go_component: GO:0005737 - cytoplasm [Evidence IEA];~go_component: GO:0005739 - mitochondrion [Evidence IEA];~go_function: GO:0003942 - N-acetyl-gamma-glutamyl-phosphate reductase activity [Evidence IEA];~go_function: GO:0003991 - acetylglutamate kinase activity [Evidence IEA];~go_function: GO:0016620 - oxidoreductase activity, acting on the aldehyde or oxo group of donors, NAD or NADP as acceptor [Evidence IEA];~go_function: GO:0051287 - NAD binding [Evidence IEA];~go_process: GO:0006526 - arginine biosynthetic process [Evidence IEA];~go_process: GO:0055114 - oxidation-reduction process [Evidence IEA]) — protein: MLSLRTAVRRASSKPLRALPTSHAVSPARLSSPSSRHALKASATPLLQNRHYSRAADPQLSSTRSTVVQLLSNIGSKREVQQYLSHFTSVSSQQFAVIKVGGAIITDHLQTLSSALAFLNHVGLYPIVVHGAGPQLNRMLEDAGVEPQFEDGIRVTDGKTLALARKLFLEENLKLTEELERMGVRARPLTAGVFSADYLDKDKYNLVGKINGVDRKPIESAIEAGCLPILTSMAETPDGQVLNVNADVAAGELARSLQPLKIVYLAEKGGLFNGDTGEKISAINLDEEYEHLMSQWWVRHGTRLKIKEMKDLLNDLPRSSSVAIIHPADLQKELFTDSGAGTLIRRGNKVHTKTSLSQFEDLQRFKDVLVRDREGLDARATVDRYVDGLNEREFKAYYDEPMEALAVALPPQQGSSLAHLATFTITKAGWLSNVADNVFAAVRKDFPKMAWTVKEDDENLTWFFDKADGSLSHDGDVLFWYGIENGDEVKQLVQEFNKHGRDMFGEINLESRLVRAAQAAAKLGKGVGASAASLEQTRTFSTTTNVLRAARSSFRPTLNGVRTYATTNPNPPLGEKNNSNTRPSKVALIGARGYTGQALISLINAHPHLDLRHVSSRELAGKKLQGYDKREIIYENLSPEDVKRMSENGDVDCWVMALPNGVCAPFVDAVNQGSEKGNVIVDLSADYRFDSNWTYGLPELVNRSKIAQATRISNPGCYATAAQVGIAPLVPFLGGQPTTFGVSGYSGAGTKPSPKNDVQFLTNNIIPYSLTDHIHEREISTQLDTSIAFIPHVAVWFQGIHHTISIPLKQEMTSRDIRNLYQDRYAGEKLVKIVGEPPLVKDIAGRHGVEVGGFAVHSSGKRVVVCATIDNLLKGAATQCLQNMNLALGYSEYEGIPLD